In a single window of the Coffea eugenioides isolate CCC68of chromosome 3, Ceug_1.0, whole genome shotgun sequence genome:
- the LOC113766623 gene encoding uncharacterized protein LOC113766623, producing the protein MASLIPHMVKRLWDEWNLRAAVLISLFFQMVLISLATLRKRTGSRIVNAIIWSVYLLADWLAAFAVGLISNGQSNGNPDKFRVNEDLAAFWAPFLLLHLGGPDNITAFSLEDNELWIRHLLGLVIQLVAVAYVFAQSIENVLSVPTILLFFAGAIKYAERTRALYLGCLGNFKASMLPMPDAGPNYVQLMEEYSSRKAADVPVRIKIENEPERGSQTSEIPDWTTEEITHLEVVQKGYEFFTNFRGLIVDHMFSFHERNQSRSFFSRRSTHDAFRVMEVELNFMYDSLYTKMAVVHGYIGFVFRFICSVLIVFSFVEFESHRSPEINHFDVTVTYILLYGAVGLDLVALIKVIFSDWTVVGLKTGRVKRIVSEVRDKLSFHRRWSNTISQHNLINFCLNQRWRWLDIAAETVGLKAFLDEMKYKKDFVIQDNLKVFIFQELKDKARKAETNKDAKEIYSARGQRALSGYIRSRSDTISSSVGEEVDYDESLLLWHIATELCYSTSSNAENSNREFCKLISDYMLYLLVMRPTMMSAVAGIGQIRFQDTCEEAKKFFSRWKTESRPSISTALDICLKLNIYVAAKNTPPARESSSATTRQRDACQKLLNVDTEVKPIYVKGDRSKSVLFDACMLAKELRKLKDDQRWEIMSKVWVELLSYAASHCRANGHAQELSKGGELITFVWILMAHFGLGEQFRIEAGHARAKLIVGK; encoded by the coding sequence ATGGCCTCCCTCATCCCTCACATGGTAAAGAGGCTGTGGGATGAGTGGAATCTTCGCGCTGCAGTCCTTATTAGTCTTTTCTTCCAAATGGTGTTAATATCCTTAGCAACATTGCGGAAACGAACAGGAAGCAGAATAGTGAATGCCATAATATGGTCTGTTTATCTGCTTGCCGATTGGCTTGCTGCTTTTGCTGTTGGACTTATCTCTAATGGCCAAAGTAATGGCAATCCTGATAAATTCAGAGTAAATGAAGATCTTGCGGCATTTTGGGCTCCATTTTTATTGTTACATCTTGGTGGCCCTGATAACATCACTGCTTTCTCCCTTGAAGATAATGAGTTGTGGATCCGGCATCTGCTTGGGCTTGTCATTCAGCTTGTTGCTGTTGCTTACGTCTTTGCCCAGTCCATCGAGAATGTACTCTCAGTTCCAACAATACTCTTGTTTTTCGCTGGAGCTATTAAATATGCTGAGCGAACTCGTGCTCTATATTTAGGTTGCTTGGGTAATTTCAAAGCTTCTATGCTTCCAATGCCAGATGCTGGACCAAATTATGTTCAGCTTATGGAGGAGTACTCATCTAGGAAAGCTGCTGATGTTCCGGTTAGGATAAAAATAGAGAACGAACCTGAGAGAGGCTCTCAGACTTCTGAAATTCCAGATTGGACTACTGAAGAAATAACTCACCTAGAAGTTGTGCAGAAGGGGTATGAATTTTTCACCAATTTTAGGGGGCTGATTGTTGACCATATGTTTAGCTTCCATGAACGTAATCAAAGCAGAAGCTTCTTCTCCCGAAGGTCTACCCATGATGCTTTCAGAGTGATGGAGGTGGAGCTCAATTTCATGTATGATTCTCTCTACACTAAGATGGCTGTGGTACACGGTTACATAGGTTTTGTTTTCCGTTTCATCTGCTCTGTACTTATAGTGTTTTCTTTTGTGGAATTTGAATCACATCGTAGTCCTGAGATCAACCATTTTGATGTTACTGTTACCTACATTTTGCTTTATGGTGCTGTTGGCTTGGATCTTGTGGCTTTGATTAAGGTCATTTTCTCTGACTGGACTGTAGTTGGGCTTAAGACTGGCAGAGTTAAACGAATTGTATCTGAGGTCCGTGACAAGCTGTCATTTCATCGAAGGTGGTCTAATACAATCTCGCAGCATAACTTGATCAATTTTTGCCTGAATCAGCGGTGGAGATGGTTAGATATTGCAGCTGAAACCGTTGGACTCAAGGCATTTCTTgatgaaatgaaatacaaaaaGGACTTTGTCATTCAGGATAATTTGAAAGTATTTATCTTTCAAGAGCTCAAGGATAAAGCTCGTAAGGCAGAAACCAATAAAGATGCCAAAGAAATATACTCGGCAAGAGGTCAACGGGCTCTGTCAGGTTACATTCGCAGCAGATCTGACACCATCTCATCAAGTGTAGGTGAGGAAGTTGATTATGATGAAAGCCTGTTGCTGTGGCATATTGCCACTGAGCTATGCTATTCCACAAGTTCTAATGCTGAAAATTCCAATCGTGAATTTTGCAAGCTTATATCTGATTATATGTTGTATCTCTTGGTTATGCGGCCTACAATGATGTCTGCAGTTGCTGGCATTGGACAGATTCGATTTCAGGACACGTGTGAAGAAGCTAAGAAGTTTTTCAGCAGGTGGAAGACAGAATCAAGGCCATCAATTTCAACAGCCTTGGATATCTGCTTGAAATTGAACATCTACGTCGCAGCCAAGAATACACCCCCTGCAAGAGAGTCAAGTTCAGCAACAACCCGACAAAGAGATGCATGTCAAAAGCTACTTAATGTAGATACAGAGGTTAAACCCATTTATGTGAAGGGTGACAGAAGCAAATCAGTGTTGTTTGATGCCTGTATGCTCGCAAAGGAATTGAGAAAACTGAAGGATGATCAAAGGTGGGAGATAATGAGCAAAGTGTGGGTGGAACTGTTGTCCTACGCTGCCAGTCACTGCCGTGCAAATGGTCACGCTCAGGAGCTCAGTAAAGGGGGTGAGCTGATTACTTTCGTCTGGATACTGATGGCTCATTTTGGACTAGGAGAACAATTTCGGATTGAGGCTGGGCATGCAAGAGCAAAATTGATCGTGGGAAAATAG